One segment of Curtobacterium sp. MR_MD2014 DNA contains the following:
- a CDS encoding inositol monophosphatase family protein: MDDHALAAALVTDAARLAADMRRDGTDAERKTSAADLVTAADRAAEDLVRRMLLEHRPDDGVLGEEGTRSEATHGRRWTVDPIDGTFNYVAGLPAWCSAVSLEVDGVLRVGAVRRPLADETWVASDGVTTRDGEAVPPVQDVTLAATSVATFLNSSHLRAAEAAPMTALLAAAATVRISGSGSCDLVDVAAGRIGLWVQTDCADWDWLPGRALVEGAGGAATVVRAHGHDWHLAGAPTAVREAAELLGA, encoded by the coding sequence ATGGACGACCACGCCCTCGCCGCTGCCCTCGTGACCGACGCCGCCCGGCTCGCGGCCGACATGCGTCGGGACGGGACCGACGCGGAGCGGAAGACCTCGGCCGCCGACCTCGTCACCGCCGCCGACCGCGCCGCCGAGGACCTCGTCCGTCGGATGCTGCTCGAGCACCGCCCGGACGACGGGGTGCTCGGCGAGGAGGGCACCCGGTCCGAGGCGACCCACGGACGCCGGTGGACCGTCGACCCGATCGACGGGACGTTCAACTACGTCGCCGGCCTGCCCGCGTGGTGCAGCGCGGTGTCGCTCGAGGTCGACGGCGTGCTCCGGGTCGGTGCGGTCCGCCGTCCGCTCGCCGACGAGACGTGGGTGGCGTCGGACGGGGTGACGACCCGTGACGGCGAGGCCGTGCCGCCGGTGCAGGACGTGACCCTCGCCGCGACGAGCGTGGCGACCTTCCTCAACAGCTCGCACCTGCGCGCCGCCGAGGCGGCGCCCATGACGGCGCTCCTGGCAGCGGCGGCAACGGTCCGGATCAGCGGGTCGGGGTCCTGCGACCTGGTGGACGTCGCAGCGGGCCGCATCGGCCTCTGGGTGCAGACCGACTGCGCCGACTGGGACTGGCTCCCGGGGCGGGCGCTCGTCGAGGGCGCCGGTGGCGCGGCCACCGTCGTCCGGGCCCACGGGCACGACTGGCACCTCGCCGGAGCCCCGACCGCGGTGCGCGAGGCCGCCGAGCTGCTCGGCGCCTGA
- a CDS encoding DUF6611 family protein: MDTNRDRRPLPTRRTGWHPWGRCTVQPVSRALWSGRTLEVHAPGTTAGELLLLRALQVWGAAGALVAVALVVALHRVPAVGLVVAVLLYAAGPVLLVRATRRLRPGVRRLTITVFHGNGQPEVHGDVRLLEASLDLLCLVEDAVRRGQVSRVEYEQVWGQVWRAMPEPAARAAGRPRSGEVAQRRGTHR; encoded by the coding sequence GTGGACACGAACCGAGACCGACGACCGCTCCCGACACGGCGCACCGGGTGGCACCCGTGGGGCCGGTGCACCGTGCAGCCCGTCTCCCGCGCACTGTGGAGCGGGCGCACGCTCGAGGTGCACGCCCCGGGGACCACCGCGGGCGAGCTCCTGCTGCTCCGAGCGCTCCAGGTCTGGGGTGCGGCCGGCGCACTCGTAGCGGTCGCACTCGTCGTGGCGCTGCACCGCGTGCCGGCGGTCGGCCTCGTCGTCGCCGTCCTGCTCTACGCCGCCGGTCCCGTCCTGCTCGTCCGGGCGACACGGCGGTTGCGTCCCGGGGTCAGACGCTTGACGATCACGGTGTTCCACGGCAACGGTCAGCCGGAGGTGCACGGCGACGTCCGGCTCCTCGAGGCCTCGCTCGACCTGCTCTGCCTGGTCGAGGACGCCGTCCGTCGCGGGCAGGTGTCCCGCGTCGAGTACGAGCAGGTCTGGGGACAGGTGTGGCGGGCGATGCCCGAGCCCGCGGCGCGGGCCGCAGGCCGACCGCGGTCCGGCGAGGTCGCCCAGCGGCGTGGGACCCACCGGTGA
- a CDS encoding APC family permease, whose amino-acid sequence MSQQHSELSAQQQLEAYGYKQELKRSVSTTDLLVYGLVFMVPIAPWAIFGTVYNASSGMVPLVYLVGLVAMIFTALAYAQMAKSIPLAGSVFSYVGRGIHPTAGFFAGWAILLDYLLVPTLLYVFAAESMVGIFPGTPRWLWALVFVAINTVINLLGVSSLKLANRIFLLIELVFVAIFVVIAIVALTGGTVPGASFSTDQVWDPSKVSAPLIASALSIAVLSFLGFDGISTLSEESTGRRGGAGLAMVLALVIVAFLFVLQTWLASALAGGRASFPEGEAGNAFFTIVEQASSSGWATAFFAVNVLAVGIANAMAAQAATSRLLFSMSRDRQLPAFLHKLNGRLVPQNAIIVVSVLSAILVLFFVGQIDTISSLVNFGALFGFMLLHVSVFVHHVVKGRSRNWLLHLVVPLIGFLIIGYVLLNAAVEAKVGGIVWLVVGAAVFLYYRRTGRSTEVGSEEPGTLGEGSVGGLDTTTTEKGHR is encoded by the coding sequence ATGTCGCAGCAGCACAGCGAGCTCTCTGCACAGCAGCAGCTCGAGGCCTACGGCTACAAGCAGGAGCTCAAGCGCTCCGTCTCCACCACCGACCTGCTCGTCTACGGGCTCGTCTTCATGGTGCCGATCGCCCCGTGGGCGATCTTCGGCACCGTCTACAACGCCTCGAGCGGCATGGTGCCGCTCGTCTACCTGGTCGGCCTCGTCGCGATGATCTTCACCGCGCTCGCGTACGCGCAGATGGCGAAGTCGATCCCCCTCGCGGGCAGCGTGTTCTCGTACGTCGGTCGCGGCATCCACCCCACCGCCGGGTTCTTCGCGGGCTGGGCGATCCTGCTCGACTACCTGCTCGTCCCGACGCTGCTCTACGTGTTCGCGGCCGAGAGCATGGTCGGCATCTTCCCCGGCACGCCACGCTGGCTCTGGGCGCTCGTGTTCGTCGCGATCAACACCGTGATCAACCTGCTCGGTGTCTCGTCCCTCAAGCTCGCGAACCGCATCTTCCTGCTCATCGAGCTCGTCTTCGTGGCGATCTTCGTCGTCATCGCGATCGTCGCGTTGACCGGCGGGACCGTGCCCGGCGCCTCGTTCAGCACCGACCAGGTGTGGGACCCGTCGAAGGTGTCCGCACCGCTCATCGCGAGCGCCCTGTCGATCGCCGTGCTGAGCTTCCTCGGCTTCGACGGCATCTCGACGCTGTCCGAGGAGTCGACCGGTCGCCGCGGTGGCGCCGGACTCGCGATGGTCCTGGCACTCGTCATCGTCGCGTTCCTGTTCGTGCTGCAGACGTGGCTCGCGTCGGCGCTGGCGGGCGGTCGTGCCTCGTTCCCGGAGGGCGAGGCCGGGAACGCGTTCTTCACCATCGTCGAGCAGGCCTCCTCGAGCGGGTGGGCCACCGCGTTCTTCGCCGTCAACGTGCTCGCCGTCGGTATCGCGAACGCCATGGCCGCCCAGGCCGCGACGAGTCGCCTGCTCTTCTCGATGAGCCGCGACCGGCAGCTGCCCGCGTTCCTGCACAAGCTGAACGGCAGGCTCGTCCCGCAGAACGCGATCATCGTCGTCTCCGTGCTCTCCGCGATCCTCGTGCTGTTCTTCGTCGGGCAGATCGACACCATCTCGTCGCTCGTGAACTTCGGCGCGCTGTTCGGCTTCATGCTCCTGCACGTGTCGGTCTTCGTGCACCACGTCGTGAAGGGGAGGTCCCGCAACTGGCTGCTGCACCTCGTCGTGCCGCTCATCGGCTTCCTGATCATCGGCTACGTCCTGCTCAACGCCGCCGTCGAGGCGAAGGTCGGCGGCATCGTCTGGCTCGTCGTCGGCGCCGCGGTGTTCCTCTACTACCGCCGGACCGGCCGCTCGACCGAGGTCGGGTCGGAAGAGCCCGGCACACTGGGCGAGGGGTCCGTCGGCGGCCTCGACACCACCACCACGGAGAAGGGCCACCGATGA
- a CDS encoding response regulator transcription factor, giving the protein MIVATEVHVAEILVVEDDPAMGALVERGLVGEGHAVTVVTDGVAALVAAAARSFDAAAIDVMLPEMTGFEVCRRLRETGQDFPVILVTARDAVDDRVFGLDAGADDYLTKPFAIAELNARIRAQLRRRSAGAVTVVQAGAVRLDTVTVRATVAGRDLPLSVKEFSLLRYLVQGAPETRSRAEVLREVWGSAEHFDPTIVDQYVSYVRKKLHASGADVAIRTVRGVGYALDVVSRP; this is encoded by the coding sequence ATGATCGTCGCAACGGAGGTGCACGTGGCGGAGATCCTGGTGGTCGAGGACGACCCGGCGATGGGCGCGCTCGTCGAGCGTGGACTGGTCGGCGAGGGGCACGCGGTCACGGTGGTCACCGACGGCGTCGCCGCGCTCGTGGCTGCGGCCGCGCGGTCGTTCGACGCGGCGGCGATCGACGTCATGCTCCCCGAGATGACCGGATTCGAGGTGTGTCGTCGGTTGCGCGAGACGGGCCAGGACTTCCCGGTGATCCTCGTCACCGCGCGGGATGCCGTCGACGACCGGGTCTTCGGGCTCGACGCCGGCGCGGACGACTACCTCACGAAGCCCTTCGCGATCGCCGAGCTCAACGCCCGGATCCGGGCGCAGCTCCGCCGCAGGTCCGCCGGTGCCGTGACCGTCGTGCAGGCCGGCGCCGTCCGACTCGACACCGTGACCGTCCGGGCGACCGTGGCGGGCCGGGACCTGCCCCTCAGCGTGAAGGAGTTCTCGCTGTTGCGGTACCTGGTGCAGGGGGCGCCGGAGACCCGGTCCCGGGCGGAGGTGCTGCGTGAGGTGTGGGGGAGCGCCGAGCACTTCGACCCCACGATCGTCGACCAGTACGTCAGCTACGTGCGGAAGAAGCTGCACGCCTCGGGCGCCGACGTGGCCATCCGGACCGTGCGGGGCGTCGGCTACGCGCTCGACGTCGTGTCCCGTCCGTGA
- a CDS encoding FadR/GntR family transcriptional regulator, with product MPDRATETRVDEVEDRLVTAVAVGEYLPASRLPPERELAVLLGVGRVTVRAALARLVDRGLLETRRGRGGGTFVRSQWPDSSSDAVARTLLARWAGIRDTTDAIALLHGALATAAAERITDDGRTTLRTRLEDFRAAASGLEKQQADAVLHRAIIDAAGNAVLAAALADLESQVSIAAPAHLWGTAEGMAEMEHRALLEHEGLVDAVCAGQSVDAGVLARRHVGIDLELLERAMLRAGQVPTS from the coding sequence GTGCCAGATCGCGCGACGGAGACCCGTGTCGACGAGGTCGAGGACCGGCTCGTCACCGCCGTGGCCGTCGGAGAGTACCTGCCCGCCTCCCGGCTGCCGCCCGAGCGTGAGCTCGCCGTGCTCCTCGGTGTCGGACGCGTCACCGTGCGCGCGGCCCTCGCGCGACTGGTCGACCGCGGCCTGCTCGAGACACGTCGAGGACGGGGCGGCGGGACCTTCGTCCGTTCGCAGTGGCCGGACTCGTCCTCCGACGCCGTCGCCCGGACGCTGCTCGCACGCTGGGCCGGCATCCGCGACACCACCGACGCGATCGCCCTGCTGCACGGCGCACTCGCCACCGCAGCGGCCGAGCGGATCACCGACGACGGCCGGACGACGCTGCGCACCCGGCTCGAGGACTTCCGCGCCGCCGCGTCCGGGCTCGAGAAGCAGCAGGCGGACGCGGTGCTGCACCGAGCGATCATCGACGCCGCCGGCAACGCCGTGCTCGCAGCGGCGCTCGCCGACCTCGAGTCGCAGGTGTCGATCGCGGCGCCCGCACACCTCTGGGGCACCGCCGAGGGCATGGCCGAGATGGAGCACCGTGCCCTGCTCGAGCACGAGGGGCTCGTCGACGCCGTCTGCGCCGGGCAGTCGGTCGACGCGGGGGTGCTCGCACGTCGGCACGTCGGCATCGATCTCGAACTGCTCGAGCGGGCGATGCTCCGGGCAGGCCAGGTCCCGACCTCCTGA
- a CDS encoding ferredoxin reductase family protein, protein MIDTARPTRRAAAAPPRHFPAPPAEPLEVAARRRRRSGRGRAAVTDLLGVLAWASAAVAVALWLASPGSHSVSGVGGVLTDTGIVAGLVATDLVLVMLVLAARVPLIDRVFGQDKAIAVHRSLGEPVLYLLLAHGVLLTLGYGASSGTGPIAETVSLFSTPDMPLAYLALGLFVAVVVSSLVAVRRRLPYEAWHVVHLLSYAAVLVALPHMLSVGSVLGQGTWQRAYWIAAYAVALGLVVVHRFVRPVVVSLRHRIRVVAVEPIAPGVVSIHLAGRDLDRLGARGGQYGVWRFWSARTWWHAHPVSFSAVPGRERARITVRDLGAGSARLGRIRPGTAVSLEGPYGLFTTRARTAPYLALVASGIGITPVRALLEDTDLRPGEATVLLRGTDAEQQYLWQETAELAAATGSTLFAVVGHRARSQESWMTEDDLRRGVSLRSAFPRLLESDLYVCGPQAWSDLVVREARLAGVPEHQIHQERFGS, encoded by the coding sequence ATGATCGACACCGCTCGCCCCACCCGACGTGCCGCGGCGGCTCCGCCGCGGCACTTCCCGGCACCGCCCGCGGAGCCCCTCGAGGTCGCCGCCCGGCGCCGTCGCCGATCCGGTCGCGGCCGTGCTGCGGTCACCGACCTGCTCGGTGTCCTCGCGTGGGCGTCCGCCGCCGTCGCCGTCGCGCTCTGGCTGGCCTCGCCGGGATCGCACTCGGTCTCGGGCGTCGGCGGCGTGCTCACCGACACCGGGATCGTCGCCGGTCTGGTCGCGACCGACCTGGTGCTCGTGATGCTCGTGCTCGCCGCGCGTGTGCCGCTGATCGACCGCGTGTTCGGCCAGGACAAGGCGATCGCGGTGCACCGGTCGCTCGGCGAGCCCGTGCTGTACCTGCTGCTGGCACACGGCGTGCTGCTGACGCTGGGCTACGGCGCGTCGTCGGGTACCGGCCCGATCGCCGAGACCGTCTCGCTCTTCTCCACGCCGGACATGCCGCTCGCGTACCTCGCCCTGGGGCTGTTCGTCGCGGTCGTGGTGTCGTCCCTCGTCGCGGTCCGGCGTCGACTGCCGTACGAGGCGTGGCACGTCGTCCACCTGCTCAGCTACGCCGCCGTCCTCGTCGCGTTGCCGCACATGCTCAGCGTCGGCAGCGTGCTCGGGCAGGGCACCTGGCAGCGGGCGTACTGGATCGCCGCGTACGCCGTCGCGCTCGGTCTCGTCGTCGTCCACCGCTTCGTCCGACCGGTGGTCGTGAGCCTGCGGCACCGCATCCGGGTGGTGGCGGTGGAGCCGATCGCTCCCGGAGTCGTGTCGATCCACCTGGCGGGCCGCGACCTCGACCGGCTGGGTGCCCGCGGCGGCCAGTACGGCGTCTGGCGGTTCTGGTCCGCGCGGACCTGGTGGCACGCCCACCCGGTGTCGTTCTCGGCCGTGCCCGGACGAGAGCGTGCCCGGATCACCGTGCGCGACCTCGGAGCGGGGTCCGCGCGCCTCGGGCGGATCCGGCCGGGTACCGCGGTGTCCCTCGAGGGCCCCTACGGCCTGTTCACGACCCGGGCCCGCACGGCCCCGTACCTCGCCCTCGTCGCATCGGGCATCGGGATCACGCCGGTCCGCGCGCTGCTCGAGGACACCGACCTGCGTCCCGGCGAGGCCACGGTGCTCCTGCGGGGGACCGACGCCGAGCAGCAGTACCTGTGGCAGGAGACCGCGGAGCTCGCTGCGGCGACCGGGAGCACCCTCTTCGCCGTGGTCGGGCACCGCGCGAGGTCGCAGGAGAGCTGGATGACGGAGGACGACCTCCGTCGTGGGGTCAGCCTGCGGTCGGCGTTCCCGCGGTTGCTCGAGTCCGACCTCTACGTCTGCGGGCCGCAGGCGTGGTCCGACCTGGTGGTGCGGGAGGCCCGGCTCGCCGGCGTCCCGGAGCACCAGATCCACCAGGAACGGTTCGGGTCGTGA
- a CDS encoding proline iminopeptidase-family hydrolase, which yields MSRITEGTMPFQDGETWYRVTEPDAPTPGALPLVVLHGGPGMAHDYLRNLAALADETGRTVVHHDQFGCGRSSHRPDAPTEYWTPQLFVDEYAALVDHLGLGDHHVLGQSWGGMLGSEIAVRQPEGLRSLAICNSPASMQLWVEGAAELRAQLPEDVQDALTRHEQAGTVDDPEYLAATQVFYQRHVCRVVPMPQDFVDSETQMEQEPTVYHTMNGPNEFHVVGTMRDWTVVDRLDRVAVPTLVVAGEHDEATPATWQPFVERIADVRQHVFPGASHCSHLEQPEEFRRVVAAFLAEHDDQPTG from the coding sequence ATGTCCCGCATCACCGAAGGCACGATGCCGTTCCAGGACGGCGAGACCTGGTATCGCGTCACCGAACCCGACGCCCCGACCCCCGGTGCGCTCCCGCTCGTGGTCCTGCACGGCGGCCCCGGCATGGCGCACGACTACCTCCGGAACCTCGCGGCACTGGCCGACGAGACCGGTCGCACCGTCGTGCACCACGACCAGTTCGGCTGCGGCCGCAGCTCCCACCGACCCGACGCCCCGACGGAGTACTGGACCCCGCAGCTCTTCGTGGACGAGTACGCGGCCCTCGTGGACCACCTCGGTCTCGGCGACCACCACGTGCTCGGCCAGTCGTGGGGCGGCATGCTCGGCTCCGAGATCGCGGTCCGGCAGCCCGAGGGCCTCCGCTCCCTGGCGATCTGCAACTCCCCCGCGTCGATGCAGCTCTGGGTCGAGGGCGCCGCCGAGCTCCGCGCGCAGCTGCCCGAGGACGTGCAGGACGCCCTCACGCGGCACGAGCAGGCCGGCACCGTCGACGACCCCGAGTACCTCGCTGCCACGCAGGTGTTCTACCAGCGCCACGTGTGCCGCGTCGTCCCCATGCCACAGGACTTCGTCGACTCCGAGACCCAGATGGAGCAGGAGCCGACGGTGTACCACACCATGAACGGGCCGAACGAGTTCCACGTCGTCGGCACGATGCGCGACTGGACCGTCGTCGACCGGCTCGACCGCGTGGCGGTCCCGACCCTCGTCGTCGCGGGCGAGCACGACGAGGCGACGCCCGCCACGTGGCAGCCCTTCGTCGAGCGCATCGCCGACGTCCGCCAGCACGTCTTCCCCGGTGCGAGCCACTGCTCGCACCTGGAGCAGCCCGAGGAGTTCCGCCGCGTGGTCGCGGCGTTCCTCGCCGAGCACGACGACCAGCCCACCGGCTGA
- a CDS encoding UDP-glucose dehydrogenase family protein, translated as MSASVTPIPDTAMPPVAHQPRLTVIGTGYLGATHAVSMAVLGYEVLGVDVDPAKVEALMSGRVPFHEPGLPEQLAQALASGRLRFTSSLREAAEFGDVHFVCVGTPQQRGSHAADMTYVDSAFRELAMHIDRRALVVGKSTVPVGTAERLAALVAEVAPAGTEVEVAWNPEFLREGYAVQDTLHPDRLVFGVQTAWAEAQLRAAFRPVLDEGTPLVVADLPTAELVKVAANSFLATKISFINAMAEVCEAAGADVSVLASALSHDTRIGGRFLKPGLGFGGGCLPKDIRAFSARAQELGVGQAVRFLDEVDAINLRRRQRTVDLVTEMAEGDLAGKRIAALGAAFKPNSDDIRDAPALDVARMLDEAGAVVTVYDPEAMENAARAYPTLRYAPSLTAAVIDADVVVLLTEWEQFRTVDPHDLGALVHHRRIVDGRHALDADAYRAAGWEHRALGRPSASGTVEIAVDEQDRLQATA; from the coding sequence ATGTCTGCTTCCGTCACACCCATCCCCGACACCGCGATGCCGCCGGTCGCCCACCAGCCCCGCCTGACCGTCATCGGCACGGGGTACCTCGGCGCCACCCACGCCGTCTCGATGGCCGTCCTCGGGTACGAGGTCCTCGGCGTCGACGTCGACCCCGCCAAGGTCGAGGCGCTGATGTCCGGCCGGGTGCCCTTCCACGAGCCCGGCCTGCCCGAGCAGCTCGCGCAGGCCCTGGCGTCCGGTCGGCTGCGGTTCACCTCGTCACTGCGCGAGGCCGCCGAGTTCGGCGACGTCCACTTCGTCTGCGTGGGCACGCCCCAGCAGCGGGGGTCGCACGCCGCCGACATGACGTACGTCGACTCCGCCTTCCGCGAGCTCGCGATGCACATCGACCGCCGCGCGCTCGTCGTCGGGAAGTCGACCGTGCCGGTCGGGACCGCCGAACGGCTCGCCGCGCTCGTCGCGGAGGTCGCCCCCGCCGGGACCGAGGTCGAGGTCGCCTGGAACCCGGAGTTCCTCCGCGAGGGCTACGCCGTGCAGGACACGCTGCACCCCGACCGGCTCGTCTTCGGCGTGCAGACGGCGTGGGCCGAGGCGCAGCTGCGTGCAGCCTTCCGCCCGGTCCTCGACGAGGGGACGCCGCTGGTCGTGGCCGACCTGCCGACGGCGGAACTCGTCAAGGTGGCCGCCAACTCGTTCCTCGCGACGAAGATCTCCTTCATCAACGCGATGGCGGAGGTCTGCGAGGCGGCCGGTGCGGACGTCAGCGTCCTGGCGAGCGCCCTGTCCCACGACACCCGCATCGGCGGCCGCTTCCTCAAGCCCGGCCTCGGCTTCGGTGGCGGGTGCCTGCCGAAGGACATCCGCGCGTTCTCGGCCCGGGCGCAGGAGCTCGGTGTCGGCCAGGCGGTCCGCTTCCTCGACGAGGTCGACGCGATCAACCTGCGCCGCCGCCAGCGGACCGTCGACCTGGTCACGGAGATGGCCGAGGGGGACCTGGCGGGCAAGCGGATCGCGGCGCTCGGCGCGGCGTTCAAGCCGAACTCCGACGACATCCGCGATGCGCCGGCGCTCGACGTCGCACGGATGCTCGACGAGGCGGGTGCCGTCGTCACCGTGTACGACCCCGAGGCGATGGAGAACGCCGCGCGCGCCTACCCGACCCTGCGGTACGCGCCGTCGCTCACCGCGGCGGTGATCGATGCGGACGTGGTCGTGCTGCTGACCGAGTGGGAGCAGTTCCGCACGGTGGACCCGCACGACCTCGGCGCGCTCGTCCACCACCGACGCATCGTCGACGGCCGGCACGCGCTCGACGCGGACGCGTACCGCGCGGCCGGCTGGGAGCACCGTGCGCTCGGCCGACCGTCCGCGTCCGGCACGGTGGAGATCGCGGTCGACGAGCAGGACCGCCTGCAGGCCACGGCCTGA
- a CDS encoding sensor histidine kinase encodes MRLLRRLSVRARITIGSVLVGAVVLSLVALVLHAEVRQATLETDRSLAVGDAAPFVADLRDNPGEAPDRPADGVLVGIRSSTGEWIVDTLPDDLRRSLPDGVPRSTTTLRLGDGHRSATLVGTPVASADGRFVVWAAQDGRAGHETVERVDRSLVVGTLLALVASGLAAWLLSTVALRPVARMRRTAEALSGGDATGHLPVGPSEDELADLARTLNAFIDRQRENAVRERRMVSDASHELRTPLAALTARLELAHRSSGDAAALERELAAAESDAARLTALADTMLELSRLDETQATPSTTAAELVTELMGSVDRARALGGTSGVDFTVDVPDGAERYGITPAAFGRVVDNLVANAIAAGAPDVEVGITLVRQEDRALQLVVRDDGPGVPEDFLPRAFDRFTRADDARRAVLGGSGLGLALVRGLAERAGGEATLANAPGGGAVAVVRLPAR; translated from the coding sequence GTGAGGCTCCTGCGGCGGCTGTCCGTCCGCGCGCGCATCACGATCGGGAGTGTGCTCGTCGGCGCGGTCGTGCTCTCCCTGGTCGCGCTCGTGCTGCACGCCGAGGTGCGGCAGGCCACGCTGGAGACCGACCGGTCCCTCGCCGTCGGCGACGCGGCGCCGTTCGTCGCCGACCTCCGGGACAACCCGGGTGAGGCGCCCGACCGACCGGCCGACGGCGTCCTCGTGGGGATCCGCTCCTCGACCGGCGAGTGGATCGTCGACACGCTGCCGGACGACCTCCGCCGGTCGCTCCCGGACGGCGTCCCACGATCGACCACGACGCTCCGGCTCGGCGACGGGCACCGCAGCGCGACGCTCGTCGGCACACCGGTCGCGAGCGCCGACGGACGGTTCGTCGTGTGGGCTGCGCAGGACGGCCGTGCCGGGCACGAGACGGTCGAACGCGTCGACCGCTCGCTCGTCGTGGGGACCCTGCTCGCGCTCGTCGCATCGGGCCTCGCCGCCTGGCTGCTCTCGACCGTCGCGCTCCGACCCGTCGCGCGGATGCGTCGGACCGCCGAGGCGCTCAGCGGCGGGGACGCGACCGGGCACCTGCCCGTCGGCCCGTCGGAGGACGAGCTCGCCGACCTCGCGAGGACCCTCAACGCCTTCATCGACCGGCAACGCGAGAACGCGGTCCGCGAACGACGGATGGTGTCCGACGCCAGCCACGAACTCCGGACGCCGCTCGCGGCACTGACGGCACGACTCGAGCTCGCGCACCGGTCGTCCGGTGACGCCGCCGCGCTCGAGCGGGAGCTGGCGGCCGCCGAGTCCGACGCCGCGCGTCTCACCGCACTCGCCGACACCATGCTCGAGCTGAGCCGGCTCGACGAGACGCAGGCCACGCCGTCGACCACCGCAGCGGAGCTCGTGACGGAGCTGATGGGCAGTGTCGACCGGGCTCGGGCGCTCGGGGGGACCAGCGGGGTCGACTTCACCGTGGACGTGCCCGACGGTGCCGAACGGTACGGCATCACCCCCGCGGCGTTCGGACGGGTCGTCGACAACCTCGTCGCGAACGCGATCGCCGCGGGCGCTCCGGACGTCGAGGTCGGCATCACGTTGGTCCGGCAGGAGGACCGCGCACTGCAGCTGGTCGTCCGTGACGACGGTCCCGGTGTGCCGGAGGACTTCCTCCCGCGTGCGTTCGACCGCTTCACCCGTGCCGACGACGCACGGCGGGCCGTCCTCGGTGGCAGCGGACTGGGCCTGGCGCTCGTCCGAGGGCTCGCCGAGCGGGCGGGCGGGGAGGCCACGCTTGCGAACGCACCCGGCGGCGGCGCCGTCGCGGTGGTGCGACTGCCCGCGCGCTGA
- a CDS encoding acetamidase/formamidase family protein, whose protein sequence is MTTPDHFLPNSLGRPGFAADREPVLRITPGTGETIGFETTDAVYAELDEHHDLAQLQAPINPVTGPVWVEGAEPGDVLAVHIHDIQLTTHGWSVSLPGSGALQHVMPEGVFARRCPIEDGVVHVTDRHAFPVRPMIGCIGVAPASGTNSTIMPAYAEGGNMDVTEARPGSTVYLPVRVPGALLSIGDIHAIMAEGESSFVAIEAQGTAIVSVDLVQGGRPIRAPRIETADEWLFVGLGDPVQESVRRGYEDAFAFLVEDHGWTAEDAYAVLSAVGDSKLGGPTGSGDPDPLHPFAAVGAVTLHRVPKAVL, encoded by the coding sequence ATGACCACCCCCGACCACTTCCTGCCGAACAGCCTGGGTCGTCCCGGGTTCGCCGCCGACCGGGAGCCCGTGCTCCGGATCACCCCGGGCACCGGCGAGACGATCGGCTTCGAGACCACGGACGCCGTCTACGCCGAACTCGACGAGCACCACGACCTGGCGCAGCTGCAGGCACCGATCAACCCGGTCACCGGCCCCGTCTGGGTCGAGGGTGCCGAGCCCGGTGACGTGCTCGCGGTGCACATCCACGACATCCAGCTCACCACCCACGGGTGGTCGGTGTCGCTGCCGGGATCGGGCGCGCTCCAGCACGTCATGCCCGAGGGCGTCTTCGCCCGTCGCTGCCCGATCGAGGACGGCGTGGTGCACGTCACCGACCGGCACGCCTTCCCGGTCCGACCGATGATCGGCTGCATCGGCGTCGCACCGGCATCGGGGACGAACTCGACGATCATGCCGGCGTACGCCGAGGGCGGGAACATGGACGTCACCGAGGCGCGTCCCGGCTCGACCGTGTACCTGCCGGTCCGGGTGCCCGGTGCCCTGCTGTCGATCGGGGACATCCACGCGATCATGGCCGAGGGCGAGTCGTCCTTCGTCGCGATCGAGGCGCAGGGCACCGCGATCGTCTCCGTCGACCTCGTACAGGGCGGTCGGCCGATCCGTGCGCCGCGCATCGAGACCGCCGACGAGTGGCTCTTCGTCGGGCTCGGCGACCCCGTGCAGGAGAGTGTCCGACGCGGCTACGAGGACGCGTTCGCGTTCCTCGTCGAGGACCACGGGTGGACGGCCGAGGACGCCTACGCGGTGCTCAGCGCGGTCGGCGACTCGAAGCTCGGCGGGCCGACCGGTTCCGGCGACCCGGACCCGCTGCACCCGTTCGCAGCGGTCGGGGCGGTGACCCTGCACCGGGTGCCGAAGGCGGTCCTGTAG